A genomic window from Camelina sativa cultivar DH55 chromosome 2, Cs, whole genome shotgun sequence includes:
- the LOC104750696 gene encoding uncharacterized protein LOC104750696, giving the protein MQSTEEILEINNRAENYSINHKISFDLRDFSGTLIRCELFETSAAKFYDTLKSFRGDRLVCVIRWALIEVFQGKRSISSRVCTQIKLNLQVPEVAKMMES; this is encoded by the exons ATGCAAAGTACTGAAGAAAttcttgaaataaataatagagCAGAGAATTACTCGATTAACCACAAAATATCTTTTGATCTTCGTGATTTCAG tGGAACCCTAATAAGGTGTGAATTATTCGAAACATCGGCTGCAAAATTCTACGATACTTTAAAATCTTTCCGTGGTGATCGCTTGGTTTGTGTTATTCGATGGGCTCTAATTGAAGTTTTCCAAG gaaaaagaagtatatcttCTAGAGTTTGTACGCAAATAAAACTCAATTTGCAAGTTCCTGAGGTGGCGAAGATGATGGAATCGTAA